CTAAAACAACAGCCCGAACATTTATTGGTTGGCCTGGCGTTATTCACGGGGGAACTTTTAAAACCGGATTGGAGGTTTTTCGTATTCTCCCTCATCTAGGGAAAGCCATTCAAGTTCGCACAGGATTCTTTATTCATCATGGTTCTAAAAAGCAACGGGATGTTTTTCCGTTCAAAATACTTTTTAACTTTGGCAACTTTTAAGAATTAATCTTTGGCTCATGGAAAACTCTGAAAATAGCTTGGCTTACAATAACCACCCCAGAAATCTGGTGGGCAGCCTGGATTTTGGAAAGTGTTATGTAAACATCATAAGAGTGAAAAGCCTACAAGAAACCACTTGGAGCCAAATCGGATTACGCCGATTTGCTGGAGTATGTTCACAAATCATGAAAAGACATAAATGAAATAAAATCTCAGGTTAACCAATAACTTTGGGCAACATGCTAAAAAGTCAACAGAACAAGTATCTTTGTAAAAAACATAAATAAATGGCATACGATTCAGTAGATAAATTACAAAACGCTCTTGTAGAGAAAGTTTTTCATTACACTCAAGACAAGAAAAAGGCAGCTGGCAGGGCACTTGGGACGATGGTTGAAATCATAACATACTACTTGCTCAAAACTTGGGGCTTCAATAACTCAACTTCAATAGAGAGAGGTCTTGTGGAATATGGAAATGAAGATATCTGCCACAATGTTGAATACTCTCTACACCCTATAATCAAAGAACATGAAGTAACTATTGACAGATGCAGCAATTCCATAACAGCTACGAGGATATTAAAAGCATTAGCAGAAAACGTAGATATTACCAAGTTCAAAAAAAGGAATAACAACCTTCTCGACAAGCATAATATTCTCCGCAACGCTTGCACTATTGGCGAGTCCGAAGACTCCTTCCTGCTTACCAGCTTTAAATCAATAGGACAAGATAAATATGAACTGTTCGTCTTCGAACAAAAGCAAAAGCCATATGCAATCTTTGAATGCAAGCGAGTTGGAGTTGAGGAAGGAAATAAAAAAGGACCACAGACAATTGAGAAAGCAAAGCAGGGAGCATATGTTGCAAGAACTGCATCATCACTTCAAAAAATCAGAACAGATACTGGTGAAAAGTATGGGCTTATTTACCGTTCAAACAATGAGCCGTACATAAAACCATATATTGATTTGATGGAGGAAGTAATTTACTCAGATGATACCGAACTACTTAAAAAATTCATTTTAACTGTAGGCGTTGTCAGCAACCATGGAAATTGGTTTACAGCAGAAAACCATAATAAAGAATTAAAGGTTTTAGCTCATTCATATGATTGGTTAATATTCTTAACAGACAATGGGTTGGCTCAATTTATTGAAGAATTAATTCTGAATCCGATACCGGAATACTCTAAAGTTCAAGAAGCCTTTAAAAGCAGTTATACTGCTGATAAAAAGAGAAACGTTTTCACAAAAGTCAAAATGGATTTTGAGGCAGATGCTATTTTGCTGAAATATTTCTCTGACAAATTGAATGAAATAGAAGGTTGGTTCAATATCATTGCGCCAGCGGAAAAAAGCATTACTGAATTAAAGAACGAAATTATTGAGTTGCGTTCAAAAAATTGGAAAGAAATTTTATGAGTGCGGGTAGAACAGTAAATTCAAAAAGTCAAAGTTGGGGAACTCCTCCCAAATATGTAAATGTCATCAGGCGTTTTTTTGGAGGCTTAATTTCATTAGATCCGTGCTCAAATGAATACTCAATAGTCCATGCTGAAAAGGAGTTTATGCTACCCAAAAATGATGGACTAAAAGAAGAATGGAACTATCCAACTATTTATATGAATCCCCCATACGGTGCTGATAGAGATAGGGGAACAACCATTAAAAACTGGTTAGCAAAATGTGCCTTGACACATAATAAATTTGATTCAGAAATATTAGCTTTAGTACCAGTTGCTACGAATACCGGACATTGGAAACAAAGTATTTTTGGACAAGCCAAAGCTATATGCTTTCTCTATGATACTAGATTGAAATTCCTTGAAAATGGTTCTGGTGCCGGAAAAGGCGCGCCAATGGCATGCGCAATGATTTATTGGGGACATGACTATGACAAGTTCTTTGATGTATTTATAGAATTTGGTGCTGTCATTGACATCTCAAATCTTCAAGATTCGGAAATAGGAGCAACAAGGAATTATTTGAAATTTGAATTTCAATAAAATATAATTGCCCAACCATGGCTATCCTTAATGCAGAGTTTGGCTTTAGAATGAAAGTAATACCATTTAATAAACTTGTTTAGTAGGTGGCTAGTGAAGTGCTCTGAAAACCACCCAAACGCTAACAGCAGTCTGGCACAATAGCAGAATCAATTTTCATTTGGAAGCTTGAGAACTTTCTTTAAATTTGCAGCAGTTCGACAGGGGAGTCTCCCAAACCACCACCTTCGGATAGCTGAAAAACGTTGTATTAAATTTATCAATATGAAAATAAGAAAAGCAAAACTGCAAGACATAGAACAAGTGACGAATTATGGCCTGATTTTATTAAAGCAACATTCCGATCTCGATCCATATTTTGTTCCCACCGACGCCGTAGAAGAAGTGTATCGAGATTTTATGGAGCGAAGTCTGCTTTCGGAGGATAGGCTTCTTCTGGTTGCGGAAATTGACGGGAAAATAGTTGGATATGCTGCAGCAGAAATTCAGGCGAGGTCGCCAATATTCAGGATTGCTAAAAATGGATACATAAACGATGTGTTTGTAGAAGAAGAATTCAGGAAACTCGGCATTGCCAGGGAGTTTTTGACAGAGCTTAAAAAATGGTTTGAAAGTAAGGGCATCAAACACGTCGAACTATCAGTTCTTGCCGACAACGAGGTTGGTAAAAAGACCTGGGCTAAGTTTGGATTTGAGACTTACGAAATTAAAAAAAGAGTAAGTATTGGGAAATTTAAAATCGAATGATAACCGGCAATAAAAACACACCTCCAATCCCTTAGTCCCAAGCATAAAAAGGGACTGCAAACAGACAATAACAGAATATGGAACAAGCATACATCGTAGAAAAAACGTTTGACAAAATTGACTTCACAGACAAACCTTTGACAAAAGGGGAGTATGAAAATTGCCGGTTTCTCAATTGCGACTTTTCAAATAGTGACCTGGCCGACTATAAGTTTGCCGATTGTGAGTTTTCGGGATGTAATTTGAGTTTGGCCAAACTTACAAAGACAGCATTTCGGGGCATAAAATTCAAGGAGTGCAAAATGTTGGGATTGAACTTTGACAATTGCAACGCATTTGGACTTTCCTTCAGCTTCGAAAATTGCATTTTAAA
This window of the Bacteroidales bacterium genome carries:
- a CDS encoding GNAT family N-acetyltransferase; translated protein: MKIRKAKLQDIEQVTNYGLILLKQHSDLDPYFVPTDAVEEVYRDFMERSLLSEDRLLLVAEIDGKIVGYAAAEIQARSPIFRIAKNGYINDVFVEEEFRKLGIAREFLTELKKWFESKGIKHVELSVLADNEVGKKTWAKFGFETYEIKKRVSIGKFKIE
- a CDS encoding DNA N-6-adenine-methyltransferase; this encodes MERNFMSAGRTVNSKSQSWGTPPKYVNVIRRFFGGLISLDPCSNEYSIVHAEKEFMLPKNDGLKEEWNYPTIYMNPPYGADRDRGTTIKNWLAKCALTHNKFDSEILALVPVATNTGHWKQSIFGQAKAICFLYDTRLKFLENGSGAGKGAPMACAMIYWGHDYDKFFDVFIEFGAVIDISNLQDSEIGATRNYLKFEFQ
- a CDS encoding pentapeptide repeat-containing protein, which translates into the protein MEQAYIVEKTFDKIDFTDKPLTKGEYENCRFLNCDFSNSDLADYKFADCEFSGCNLSLAKLTKTAFRGIKFKECKMLGLNFDNCNAFGLSFSFENCILNHSSFYKTKIKKTSFKNTQLQEVDFTSCDLTNSLFDDCDLTRATFDNTIIEKADFRTSFNYSIDPEINRIKKAKFSIHGIPGLLGKYDIEIENT